One window from the genome of Rhodopseudomonas sp. P2A-2r encodes:
- a CDS encoding AAA family ATPase: MAGDSVEKLEDVIIRSAEQVAGQMRAAKEAIATVIFGQDKVVENTLVTILSGGHALLIGVPGLAKTKLVETLGVTLGLDAKRIQFTPDLMPSDILGAEVLDESGTGKRSFRFIAGPVFAQLLMADEINRASPRTQSALLQAMQEQHITVAGARHDLPKPFHVLATQNPLEQEGTYPLPEAQLDRFLMEIDVDYPDRDAERRILFETTGADETIAKAAITSDVLITAQRLVRRLPVGDSVVEAILTLVRSARPGPDAGDAGKLIAWGPGPRASQSLMLAVRAKALLDGRLAPSIDDVLDLAEPILKHRMALTFPARAEGRTIPDVIRQLKKRIG; this comes from the coding sequence ATGGCTGGCGACAGTGTCGAAAAACTGGAAGACGTGATCATCCGTTCCGCCGAGCAGGTCGCAGGACAGATGCGCGCGGCCAAGGAAGCGATCGCCACTGTGATCTTCGGCCAGGACAAGGTCGTCGAGAACACGCTGGTGACGATTCTGTCCGGCGGCCATGCGCTGCTGATCGGCGTCCCCGGCCTCGCCAAGACCAAGCTGGTCGAGACGCTCGGCGTGACACTGGGCCTCGACGCCAAGCGTATCCAGTTCACGCCGGACCTGATGCCGTCCGACATTCTCGGCGCCGAAGTGCTCGACGAGAGCGGCACCGGCAAGCGTTCGTTCCGCTTCATCGCCGGTCCGGTGTTCGCGCAACTGCTGATGGCCGACGAGATCAACCGCGCCAGCCCGCGCACCCAGTCGGCGCTGCTGCAGGCGATGCAGGAGCAGCACATCACCGTGGCCGGCGCACGGCACGACCTGCCGAAGCCGTTCCATGTGCTGGCGACGCAGAACCCGCTGGAGCAGGAAGGCACCTATCCGCTGCCGGAAGCCCAGCTCGACCGCTTCCTGATGGAAATCGACGTCGACTATCCCGACCGCGACGCCGAGCGCCGCATCCTGTTCGAAACCACCGGCGCCGATGAGACCATCGCCAAGGCCGCCATCACCTCCGATGTGCTGATCACCGCGCAGCGCCTGGTGCGTCGCCTGCCGGTCGGCGACAGCGTGGTGGAAGCGATCCTGACGCTGGTGCGCTCGGCGCGTCCTGGTCCCGACGCCGGCGATGCCGGCAAGCTGATCGCCTGGGGCCCCGGACCGCGCGCCAGCCAGTCGCTAATGCTCGCCGTACGCGCCAAGGCGCTGCTCGACGGCCGTCTTGCGCCGTCGATCGACGATGTGCTCGATCTCGCCGAGCCCATTCTCAAGCACCGCATGGCGCTGACCTTCCCGGCGCGCGCCGAGGGCCGCACCATTCCCGACGTGATCCGTCAGTTGAAGAAACGGATCGGTTGA
- a CDS encoding CoA pyrophosphatase codes for MNFVEFFNRARARLNFDVPAGLTDAAVVPVSGDAGTDRMLQIIAAEQPIRPAAVLIAVVQHEQPTILLTQRAAHLNDHAGQVAFPGGKIDASDASPLDAALREAEEEVGLDRSYVEPIGYLDLYGTAFGFRILPTVARVKPGFTLRVNENEVESAFEVPLAFLMNPANHQLHSKEFRGAERSYYAMPFEERYIWGATAGILRVLYERICLP; via the coding sequence TTGAATTTTGTGGAATTCTTCAACCGCGCCCGGGCGCGATTGAACTTCGACGTACCTGCCGGCCTCACCGACGCCGCCGTTGTGCCGGTGTCCGGCGACGCCGGCACTGACCGCATGTTGCAGATCATCGCCGCCGAACAGCCGATCCGGCCCGCCGCTGTGCTGATCGCGGTGGTCCAGCACGAACAGCCGACCATTTTGCTGACGCAGCGCGCCGCGCATCTCAACGACCATGCCGGGCAGGTCGCCTTTCCCGGCGGCAAGATCGACGCATCAGACGCTTCGCCGCTCGACGCCGCCTTGCGCGAGGCCGAGGAGGAGGTCGGGCTTGACCGCTCCTATGTCGAACCGATCGGCTATCTCGATCTCTACGGCACCGCCTTCGGCTTCCGCATCCTGCCGACGGTGGCGCGGGTCAAGCCCGGCTTCACGCTGCGCGTCAACGAAAATGAAGTCGAAAGTGCCTTCGAGGTGCCGCTGGCGTTCCTGATGAATCCGGCCAATCATCAGCTGCACAGCAAGGAATTCCGCGGCGCGGAGCGCTCCTATTACGCGATGCCATTCGAGGAACGTTATATCTGGGGCGCGACCGCAGGCATCCTGCGCGTGCTGTATGAACGGATTTGCCTGCCATGA
- a CDS encoding DUF6111 family protein, with the protein MIRPVLTEIGIFLIPFALYAVFLLASRNGVLVQTSWPVHVLVKLAIAALLLTILSLVLLANFSGAPPSSTYIPAHIENGRLVPGVEK; encoded by the coding sequence ATGATCCGTCCGGTCCTCACGGAAATCGGCATCTTTCTGATTCCGTTCGCGCTCTATGCCGTGTTCCTGCTGGCCAGCAGGAACGGCGTGCTGGTGCAGACGTCGTGGCCGGTCCATGTGCTCGTCAAGCTGGCGATCGCGGCCCTGCTGCTGACCATTCTCAGCCTGGTGCTGCTTGCGAACTTCTCGGGTGCGCCGCCGAGTTCGACCTACATTCCCGCGCATATCGAGAACGGCAGGCTGGTGCCCGGGGTCGAGAAATGA
- a CDS encoding DUF1285 domain-containing protein, with the protein MAKQGQIATQGLDGLTNAARDAAAGGKAGKGLPPVHLWNPPFCGDLDMRIAADGTWFYLGTPIGRPALVRLFSSILKVEDGKHFLVTPVEKVGITVDDAPFLAVEMVREQDAGGQLLRFRTNVDDWVVCDSAHRLRFEMAADGGLVPYLHVRAELWAKVTRAVYYDLVDMGEERVVDGKAMFGIASAGEFFAMADTEQMREAP; encoded by the coding sequence ATGGCGAAGCAAGGGCAGATCGCGACCCAAGGCCTCGACGGGCTGACCAATGCAGCCAGAGATGCCGCTGCGGGCGGTAAAGCCGGGAAGGGCTTGCCGCCGGTGCATCTGTGGAATCCGCCGTTCTGCGGCGATCTCGACATGAGAATCGCTGCCGACGGCACCTGGTTCTACCTGGGAACGCCGATCGGCCGCCCGGCGCTGGTGCGGCTGTTCTCGTCGATCTTGAAGGTCGAGGACGGCAAGCACTTTCTCGTGACCCCGGTGGAGAAGGTCGGCATCACCGTCGATGATGCACCGTTCCTGGCGGTGGAGATGGTCAGGGAGCAGGATGCGGGCGGCCAACTGCTGCGGTTTCGCACCAATGTGGACGACTGGGTGGTCTGCGATTCGGCGCATCGGCTTCGCTTCGAGATGGCGGCCGATGGCGGGCTGGTGCCTTATCTCCACGTCAGAGCCGAGCTGTGGGCGAAAGTGACGCGCGCGGTCTATTACGATCTGGTTGACATGGGCGAGGAGCGGGTGGTCGATGGCAAGGCGATGTTTGGAATCGCCTCCGCGGGTGAGTTCTTCGCAATGGCGGATACGGAGCAAATGAGGGAAGCGCCTTGA
- a CDS encoding DUF58 domain-containing protein has translation MAATAEQASHEAIAVRRADGESRSLAATLPRLVLEARRIAANVIHGLHGRRRAGSGESFWQYRRFVSGEPAQNVDWRRSARDDHLYVRELEWEAAHTIWLWPDRSLSMAFASKQARDSKLERALIVTFALAELLVAGGERVGIPGLMNPTASRGVLDKMAQAILHDTGARDSLPPSFVPAALAEIVVLSDFWSPMSEIRTMLAGLSASGAHGTLVQVVDPAEESFPYSGRVEFIEPETGQLITAGRAERWAEDYVNRVAIHRDQIRAEADKLGWMFSTHTTSRSAAELLLFLHNGMMVNKGNSGGAVVKAGRIA, from the coding sequence ATGGCAGCAACGGCGGAGCAGGCCAGCCACGAAGCCATCGCAGTCCGACGCGCCGACGGGGAGAGCCGCTCGCTCGCCGCGACGCTGCCGCGTCTGGTGCTCGAGGCCCGCCGCATCGCCGCCAATGTGATCCACGGCCTGCACGGCCGCCGTCGCGCCGGCTCCGGCGAAAGCTTCTGGCAGTATCGCCGCTTCGTCTCCGGCGAGCCGGCGCAGAACGTCGACTGGCGGCGCTCGGCACGCGACGATCATCTCTATGTGCGCGAGCTCGAATGGGAAGCCGCGCACACCATCTGGCTGTGGCCCGACCGGTCGCTATCGATGGCGTTCGCCTCGAAGCAGGCGCGCGACAGCAAGCTGGAGCGCGCGCTGATCGTCACCTTCGCGCTGGCAGAACTGCTGGTGGCCGGCGGCGAACGCGTCGGCATTCCCGGCCTGATGAATCCCACCGCCAGCCGCGGCGTGCTCGACAAGATGGCGCAGGCGATCCTGCACGACACCGGCGCACGCGACAGCCTGCCGCCGTCCTTCGTGCCGGCGGCGCTGGCCGAGATCGTGGTGCTGTCCGACTTCTGGTCGCCGATGTCCGAGATCAGGACCATGCTGGCCGGCCTGTCGGCCTCCGGCGCGCACGGCACGCTGGTGCAGGTAGTCGATCCCGCCGAAGAGAGCTTTCCCTATTCCGGACGCGTCGAATTCATCGAGCCCGAAACCGGTCAGCTGATCACCGCCGGCCGCGCCGAAAGATGGGCGGAGGACTACGTCAACCGCGTCGCCATCCATCGCGACCAGATCCGCGCCGAGGCCGACAAGCTGGGCTGGATGTTCTCCACCCACACCACCAGCCGTTCGGCGGCAGAGCTGCTGCTATTCCTGCACAACGGCATGATGGTCAACAAAGGCAACAGCGGCGGCGCCGTCGTCAAGGCAGGACGGATCGCATGA
- a CDS encoding YodC family protein, which translates to MDLRPGDVVMLKSGGHPLTVAEVNQTSVVCMWMGDEGDLFRETLPLAVLEVLEVDETDETDDEEEDEEDESAKVA; encoded by the coding sequence ATGGATTTGAGACCAGGCGATGTCGTCATGCTGAAGTCCGGCGGTCATCCGCTGACCGTGGCCGAAGTCAACCAGACCTCGGTCGTGTGCATGTGGATGGGCGACGAAGGCGACCTGTTCCGCGAGACGCTGCCGCTGGCGGTGCTCGAGGTTCTCGAAGTCGACGAAACCGACGAAACCGACGACGAAGAAGAAGATGAAGAAGACGAGTCCGCCAAGGTTGCGTGA